In Brienomyrus brachyistius isolate T26 chromosome 2, BBRACH_0.4, whole genome shotgun sequence, the genomic window aaagcccGGTGATTGTCAAAATAATCCAAGTAAGTACACTACACGGCGCACCCAAGACAAAGCAGAGAAATGCCTCTCCCGCGTCGTGCACTTGATTTAAGGAACCCGCGGGTTATCTACGTCATTTCCGGTAGCAGGCTCCTCCCAGCTTCCTTTTCTGTGTGCCGAGGTATCGCGTTACGCATGCTGGGGTTACTCGTGCTCATTTGTGTAGGAAGTAGTTCCTTTGATTTTCCAGTTCCTTTGCTTAGTCTAATCAATCAGTTGTCTCATCGGTATAAAATAGAAAGTAAATAATGAAGAGaggttacaaaaataaaaaaaacaaaccacttTTGCACCCATCTTCCAgttgtttttaaatctcttttggCCGAATAATTTAGATTCATATTAATGAAGGGTCCTTTGTCAGCCAGATCAATAACCAGACTtgcatctgacctctgtgcaaCAGTTACAGCCTAGGTACAAGTTGTTACGGTACTTTAgcattcatttatttcatttttttcccctagaGCCCATTAAATGACAACCATACACAGATCTAGACTGAAGCAGATTTTTATTATGTTCTAACCACAACcaaatttttttattgtatagTTCAGTGTTTCCCccaaatataaaatgtaaacacATGCAGCTATTTGGTATAAAATGCATGTAATGAGATTCTGCATTTAGGTTTTTCTCCTTTTATTTCATGGGAGATGGTTGGATGATGCAGAGTAAACAGCTTTCAGAGGACGTATCGTATTGCCATGGCGAGGATGGGCGCTCCCGTGGGAACCCCAGGGTAGGGTCCGGAAGAACCAGCAATGTCGACGTGGGAGTAGGGCAGGGGGGTGTTAGAGTCCACACCATGCTGAGAGAGAAattcacatttaaaatttaaacacATGTTAAAATTGACATTTGTCTCAAACAGCACTGTGCTATATTCAGTACACAATGGGATATATCAAAATGCAAGACAACCTTATCAAGACCAGAAGCCATGATGAGAAATGCTGAGGGAGACTGGTGGCCTCGGGGGGTGGCACTGGACGGCTGGTTGTTGCACTGCAGGACATCCTCGTACTCGGATTTACCACAGTGAAATTCATAGTCCTCCCGGCGAATGTTGGAGATCTCAAACATATCGCCCAGGACTTCCCCAGCTGAGAGAAAAGGGGGCAACAATCAGGCCAGCCACCAAAACATATGCTTGAAAGTTTGAGTTGACTGAATGTCACCCCCTATTGGTAAGGTTAGGGAAAGCAAGCCCCCAGGCATGACAAATGTATTATTTAGTAATAATTAGACATGAGAGTAACGGTCGGCTTCTCATTTGCATCTCACCCTTTTGCCACTGCCTGGCATTGTCTGATTGACGAGCGGCTCCATTGTCcataatgatctgtgaaataAACCAGATGTAGGAGAAAACAGGTGATTCAGGAAGGCAAAGTAAACGGTCACACATTTATGTACGACAGGGCTTGTCACATTTCGGAGGACgcctttctgtctgtgtggtcacTTACGGAGTAGTTTGCTCCCATGGCCCGGATGGCATGTCCAGTCAGAGTGGCGATGGTGAACAGCTCTGGTTTGACCTCACTCAGCGCCTGCAACACCATCACGCACACCCACCACTTGAAAAGCACTCTATTCTCTTTTCTACAGCCCCCTCCAGTTCACACAGAGACTGAAAAAGAGGAATCGGTAACAGGGTGGCCAGCTAGACGAAAGCGTGacaaggagggagggagatgcACCCTGACCTTCTCCTTCATCTCGCAGAGCAGGTCAACCATCACCATGCGGCCCTCTGCGTCGGTGTTACCCACTCGCACACGGCGCCCTGCCCTCGACACCACCAGCTCATCAGCCACGTAGCAGTCTGAAAGACGGAAagccaggcatgaactgggcgaGTCCTCTTGCAGAATTCACCCATGAGAAATGTTCCAACCACACCCaaaaactgggaaaaaaaaaatccacatcaCTGCACGATATTGCCAGTTCTGCGCCAAGcacaaaatgaaattaatttcaacgctcaatttaaaaataatgttcAGTCCTGtccaagagaaaaaaaaaaagaaaaacattaatgtttaaataaattctCCGTCAagtttaaatatataattcttATGTGTTAATTAAAATGATTCATCCATCTTTCAACCGCTTATCTTCATCAGGGTTGCAGGTTGACTATCAAAACGttccataaaaataaaatgttaaagttCTTCACTGAAGTGGTAAGAGGTGTTTAAAATTTAGTGTAACTGAACGATATATTGGGAGCACCACCAACCTGACCCTACGCTGTTCCGGACCATTGCCAAAGCACCAACAACCTTGAGGTTCTTTGGTTTGAGCTGGGCCAGGACCTGAGAAGGAGAGGCACAAtggtatataaatacaaataatcattctatatatatatatatatatatatatatatatatatatatatatatatatatatatatatatatatatatatatatatatatatatatatatatatatatatatatatatatatatatatatatatacacacacacacacacatacacatatatatatatatatacacacacatacacacacatatatatatatacacacacatacacacatatatatatatatatatatatatatatatatacacacacacacatacatacatacatacatatatacatacatatatatacacacacacacataccataaACACATTATACATAGatttcatattttatatgtatgtatatgaccTGGAAAAAGCCAGCGACAGCTGCAGCTCCACACTTGTCCCTGTGCATCCCCGCCATGATGCCTCCAGCCTTGATATCTGCTCCGCCAGTGTCGTAGGTGATGCCCTGTGGTACCACAGGGTGGCAGACAGTTATAGGGGAAAAGAAATCATTTGCACAATCCGCAGTAGCGATTGAGTTGACTAAAGGGGCCCCTCTGACCTTTCCCACCAGCATCAGCGTGCGCTGAATGGGTCCCTCTCCACAGTACTGCAGCTTGATGACCCTGCCCTGGTGGCGTGGCACACCTGGGGAGGGCAACCGCCACAGCGGGGTCAGGAGAGGCGCTGCATTTTACATCTTCAAACCAAAATTAGTCTGGCATAGGGTaaaactgccccccccaccccaccccacacacaccgtTGGCGCAGCGGTTGACAGCGGCCAAGCACGGGTACTCCTTCACCAGGACAGTCAAATCGTTTATCACTCCGACCTGAGAGAGGCAGGTACAGAAGGTCAGAACAGACCCTGGTGATCCTGTTAGGAAAATCAGAATCCAAATTcgacctcacacctgcacggGACTGTCCTTGAAGACAGACTGAACGTATTCAGTAACGCAGGGGGCAGCCATCCGCTCAGGGTCAGAACCCCCAATGTCCCGGCACACCAGTCTGCATTTCAGATATTATCATGATATTAAAAATGAACCCAAGGTTGCCGTTTTAGGTGCACTGCCAATTATTCAGTCTCTTTTCCTCTGGTGGCAAATGAGCACCATACTAACCTGCCAGCCTCTAGTGCGGAGGCCAAGCTGACAAGGGATTCACCCTCTTTATCTCTTTTTACCCATAAGCCCAACACCGCCACCTTGAAAGGGGAGGTATTCGTGTCTGTCTCTCGAACCTCAAGAGGCTGAAATTACAGGGCAGAGCATTCATAAAAGAGAATAACAGAAGATGTGCAAAAAACTGGTTTCATTTCCTGCCAAGAAACAAGCTGCTTACTTTGTACAGCACATGCAGTGCACCAAGGGCTGCAGCTAAGGGACTCATTTCATAGCTGCTGTGCTGTGGgcagaccagcagagggcgctgcatGCCAGCTTTTAATGCCCTTTTTCAGGAAGAGAGAGAAGTCAAAGTCAAGTTTAATAGACAATCAGCTGCTTCAATTCCTATGAAAAGATAGTAGCACGCCAACATACCTTTTGATGCCATTCCCAGCAGCCTCACTGAATCTGCGCACATCATCATAGTCCCGATTCACCGGACCAGTTGATGCAAAAATCAGCCGGTTCCCAGGGAGTCCTGGGACCTTAACAACCACCACTTCCTGAGCAAATCCGCAGTCCACCTgagaacgaaaaaaaaaaaaaaaaaacatatgaccAACAGAAATGGACTCCGTTACAGAAGTTACCCAAAGGATATGCTCGGGTGTTGCTGCGAGTTCCCTTAACTCACAGAGCTATAGTCCTGAAGAGCCTCACGTAGGTCTGCAAGCTCCTCTGGCAGCTGGTCATAACTCTGGGCCACCAGGACTATGCCATCAAAGCTGTAAGATGCAGGTGATCACCAAGGTAAATATGTTAAGATTCCAAAGTTTATACCAGGGCTATCATAGTTAACGTCAATCGAGGTTATATTCAATCGAGGTTATTACCAAGCTTAAAACAGGGCCATGGCATCGCAAATTACTACTAGAATCTATCACACATTCAGTGTTGAGTGAAATATTATTGATTTTGGTATTCTGAGTTTTTGAAAttgttgtattaaatttggtttCAGCATTCCCTTAACACTTTGCACAATAATTGTCTGATTGCTTTACTTTAATATATCTAGGAATATTTCCTCACTCTCTACCCATTACTTTAATGGGGGTTTTCACTGGGGGTCACCCAGACAGAGTTCACTGCTTCCAAAAGGGCCTAATCTCAttaagggtcagtccgtgccaaatcaaccaatgtccagaaaagttccatgggcatcattcctgattttgatgaaaacttggtattttgatccttatagagaagactgaaaattccccaagttttattgaaaaattctgatgtagtccaaaagttatggccctttcaaatttgggtgccacgccccttttttgcactcacaaatcttatataatataatttgtaagggttttcaggagaccatatcttcatttctaagcatgctagagagctgaaaactgTTCTCCTGgcctacttttccctgctctttcagaatctgtcaTTAACATTAAGCtcaggggaagcacttcaaagttatGGACCTACAAATAtcagattttgcttcaaccccagacacttttttcGGATTCTGACCCCAAGCTCTGGCTAAAAATGGTCACAGGTGCGAAACCCCTCACCGGACCCCCTACTTTGGGGGCATGGTTGACTGTGTAGATAGTGATGGGAATGAAATTTATAcagttgaaagaagcatatctgaactataaatgctgaaaatataactgtctcaactcaactccttcaatataaactcccagggtcaaatatgacattttcaagtCTTTCCGTTCAGCTGCCAAGAGGTCAATTTTGAGAATACCTCCTCTTGAAATGTGAATCTAATGAGAAGGAGCACTGTCAGACAGAAAATATAACTATCTCAACAACTCCTTCGGCATATAGTATTTCAGTTAAAAAATTTGCATTTGGCAAACatcagccccacccccaccccctgccaatAACTTCCAAGCAATATGGCCCTTTACATTCCATACATCTATGAACTAATGCTGGCTGATGCTGGCGAAACTGAACTAAACTGAAAATCAAAATGGAAAACTAAAAATGTGCCCGGCCATACCCTCCTCCATACTCACTTTGCATTTTTGCAGTCCGTGGTGTACTCAAGGGGCTGAACGCTGAGTTGGAAGAAATAGCATTAAGGTCAGCTACTCGGTTACATATTCGGTTAAGATTATATATCTAATCACTGGACCAAAGGTACTCCAACAGAGAGAGGCAGTCCCTTCGATCTTCAACCATTAACAAGACAACAATAATACTCTCTGCAGTCCTTACGgtgctttatttttaaaccaTGTTAAAAAACTGATCAGATGAAGTTGAATCCCAGGTGGTACTTAATCCGTATCAACGAAATGATGAAAGTGTGTGTATACAGACACGCACATATAGACAAGTCACAAGGTGTCTATTTTTACAAAGTTTTGAGGAAGTCTTGTGACAAACCAAATGTTTCTCTTGGCATCATCATATTCGCATGTCTACCGAAAGTGAAAGCTATGTTAAGTTATGTTATGAATCaaatatttttctttcattAAATATGACTAGTTTCATTTTATTCGTATACATTTCAAATCAgcttaaaaaaaagcacaaacgACTCAGTACAAATTCTGGGTCAGAAAAACGATGCATATTATTATTACGACACTTTCAGTTCTGTTTTCAAATGCACAAAGTGCACATGAAATTATACCTAGTGGAAATGAAGAATTACATAGTCGACGCTTATGCTTAGAGTGGCTTAAAGACTAGAGACTGGAGCTTGAACGGAACCCCCCCGGAAGGATTTAAATCCACGTACAGTATTGCCTGCCACCCTACCGTTAGGTGCATTTGACACGGACATGTAAATTAAAATCTTTATTTTGTGAAATGAATTTTCACGCATGGCACAGCAACATCACTGAAGTTTATCTTATCATGAAAGTTTTCTGAGCCTTTACAACCTGACAGCATGAACTTTTCAGAAGAGCCATTTGCAGCTATAACTATTCAAGGTCCCCCTTACCGTACAGACACCATCATTCCTCCTCCTCCGTCTTCAAATATCAGAACGATCAACCGCTACGAGCATAAAAACCAAGTCAGCCGACCGGTATCACGAGGTTCCGccttaaaaaaaagaagaaaaaaagatttttaacCTATGCTGTTAGCTTCTGGGAATTGTAGTTCATTTGCAAATACTACATTGTTTAAATAATGAATACCAAACTGTACGTACAGATTACAGAATAAttctattattttaaaatattaataatatatacaCTACACTGTTCATCATATTAAATATGAGTTATATAATAGAACAACAGTTGTGGTTATATTAGAACTACAAACACCAAAACAGGAAGTCCACCGTATACGGCATATTCACAAGCAGTCTGAAGTTCAAAGTATGAAGACAGTTTGTGAAATTACGCCAGTTGAATTTCCAGCAATTTTTACTGTTTAAAGGGCAGATCGGTACTTCTGTCTACACCGTATTTGCAAAAATTAGGTGATTGCATTTTGTCAGCCATTGTGCATATATCTTGTTCATTAGACAATTTAACTTTTAGTGACGGCTCAAGCAGGTAGGTCACGAAAACTGGTGACACTGCTGATTTTGTGCTGATATGCATTGATTATGGGCTTGTTAAGACTTAGTTACGCGATTATTGGAGTGGAAATCCTGACTACTGTCTTTCACTGTGGGGGGTTGTCAACCGGGATGCCGAGGTGTTTATCCGTGTGGCGGGTGCGGCAAACAATGCATTCTCGCCAACCTGGCGTGACTTGTCTTTCACGTTCTCCTCTACTTTGAACTTCTTCAGAACTAAACCTTTGCAACTGTATTGTATATTATGCGCCTTATTTTTAGAGAAATGTCATTATTTTTGGCCATTATTTAAGAAATGAGTAATCGTGCCCTCCTCTGttgtaaaatgtatatttgtttCTTAATGAaagaatttttattttcatgCAGTTCGTCATTAAAGGTTATGTTGGGCTAATATGCCCATGCATGTCAGTGTAATTCTAATCATGTGTTGCAATTTCAGCTCTTCTGAGTAACCGTGTCGGATCGTACTGCCATGTGTTTTCAACAGATGAGGCTGCTTGTCCACCCTCTACTGCTCTGGGGTAGAATTAGTAGAAGGCAGCTAACGCACGTTGGAAGGCGGGGACTGGCAAGCAGAGACACGATGCGCCTGGTGCAGTTCTGCCACCTTAACAAGGAGCGCGAAGTGAGAGTTGGCGTGGATTTGGGTCAAGGTATCGTGGACCTCAAGAGCTTTGACTCCTCCGTGCCCTCCACCATGAGAGAATTCCTGGAGACAGGACACAGGGGCATGGAGTGTGCACAAAGGTACACAAATTACTCTCAGACTGGACTCCAGTAACAGATGCAGTCAGatgtatagtaaaaaaaaaaactcctgatTACAGATGACATTGCGAAAAGTGTGTGAGAGATTTATATTTTGCCCAGAGGGTTTTGACAGCTGTGTAGATCCAATGGTTGGCCTTAGTTTCCAAAACAAACACATTACATTCCGAAACAAACAACAgccttacatttttatttattaacccTGGTTTAACCAGGTTACACCCACTAAGATTTTAAATCTTTTACAAGCGAGCCCTGGCTAAAACAGGCAACAAAAAAGTTATTTCCAGGCACAACAGAATGCATAAACTCACATCAATTAATAAGATAAACTACAAAAACAGCATGGGTTAAAAATAACTGAGCGAAATAAAACCAAATTGCAGCTTCAGTAAAATGCTCCATTAAACCAATCACACCCACAATGGCCTTAAAATGGCTTTAAATTCCCTTCACCATTTGTCTTAACCCATCTGAATCCATCAGTGTCCTGTTTTTGAGACATAAAAGCAAATCAATAGCAGAGAAGCCATCCTATAATGGCCTTGTAGCTTAAATACAAGTAAATAATGTGTGTTGAAAGAGAAGGCTGACTCACTAAGGAATATGATGCACAACAACGTGTGTAGGTCTTACAATTACTAATGAATGTTAAGGTTCCATGATTATGTGGGCAGCATATAGAGACAATGGGCCTATTTCCTAAATACCACAGATCACCATAATCACCACGAGCTTGACCCCCTTCCTTTCAGCACTCACAGGCCCCCCCACTTAAAGACCAGCTCTTCTGTCCCTTTAAGCTTTTCAATTCTGTGCCTAGTTCAAGCTTACAAATATTTggaactttattattttttattcatgtaTTTGTTTGTGTTGTATGTCTTTGTACTGTTTTGGGGATTGTCGCAGCCAAATTGCCTTCAGGAACCTGAACTTGAGACTAACTAGGCAAAGCTGTGCCTTAGACTTTATCTAACGTAAAACCAAACCAAGCATGGTCCCTAAAAATACAGACTCAGCTTCAGTTTGAACTTTCACACTAACTTCTGTATAGGGGCTTAATGCACAGCTAGTCATCAGTTTAAATTTGTTCACCGTGAGCAACAATACTCTGGTCTAACTTCAATCCTTTAAGATTGGAGAagatattaattttttttttcagtatttAGGAAAGCCTTGACCTTGTActcttttgaaaaaaaattgtaGATAAGGGGATATAAAGGCGTATAAAATTTTAGTTAGGAACATTCTATCCCAAGTGATTTATGCACAGTGAATAAGAGCAGGCCTAAGGtagagccctgagggacaccctgacaAAGGTGCAAGACCTTCTGACTGGATGTCCTGAATCTTAACATGATAGCTGACAATACAACTTTCCAGCGTCAGAAGTCAGGGTTAACCGAGTTCTTTATTGGGGCATTGCGACTGGTAATATAAAAGGCTTTTGCCAATAAAAAGGGCCAGTGTTTCTTATTGTCTAGAGCTTGGATATTGGTTTTATGGCAGGAGTAACAGTGCTGTCATTGTCTCATTTACTGTCCTTCATAGGTTCACTTATCAAAGAATCCAACGCTTTAGCTAAACAGGATGCTTTGAGGTTGATCGATAATCCAACACTGTAGGACTCCCTCCTTTCCGCAGGGCCTGCCTTCTGTGTCTTAGGGATTGTATTTGTAACTTGGGGAAGATTAACTAATAAATACAGATTGAAAATATGTCATAAAGGTTTGACTGAAATGAAACCTGCAGCTAATTTTAGAAAGACgagtgctgactgacctgcagtaGCTGGGTTTCTGTTCATAACTGTATTCCCACGCAAAGCATATCTCTGCCGCTGTGACAGGGTAATTGCCAAGTATAGAAACCAATCAACTCTGCTCATTCCAGAGCGCTTTCCAGTGGCCTCTGCATGGTCCCTTCATCTGAGGTGGGCTTGCTTTCTCCAGTCACGGGTCCAGAGAAGGTCGTGTGCGTGGGCATGAACTACCGAGACCACTGCCTGGAGCAGAACGCCCCCATTCCCAAGGAACCCATCATCTTCAGCAAGTTCCCCAGTGCCATCACCGGCCCATTCGACGACATCTTGCTGCCTGATAAGAGCAAGGCTAGTTCAGCCGGTGCTATTCTGTGCTCACTTGCATGAATACATTAAAGCACTGTCGACTGTCTCATATTGCATTTACACCCAGTGGTCATTAACTTTGGACTTATTAAAGTGCAttgcagtgtgtctgtgtaatGCCCATTATGGTAGTTGATCAGTGATTCTACTTTTCTTCCCCCACAATATGTATTCACATTCTCATCTTGATTCACAGCTGTATCAGGGTGCACTGAAAGATGGAAGCAATTAATCACTGTCTTTGATTGAAGGAGGTGGACTGGGAGGTAGAGTTGGCCTTCGTAATAGGCCGGAGAGGCAAGCACATCAAGGTCAGTGCAGGCCACACTATTacgacaccaattagcctcaggCCTCGTCATTATCCTCGCTGATCTAAATGACTGTGCGTTTCCTTGGCAAAGTGTTTGACAGGTTGCTGATTTCAATGTGAACGATGGCTGGAGTAGAACTGCTCAGGATCAGAAGCTGGGATTAATATTGAACCCCAGATGAGTGTGACATGCGAGATTCTCCTCCCCTTCCACAGGAAGAGGAAGCTCTCTCGTATGTTGCTGGTTTCACAGTGGCCAATGACGTTAGTGCACGTGACTGGCAGATGCACCGCAATGGGAAACAGTGGCTGCTGGGAAAAACCTTCGACAGCTTCTGTCCGCTGGGCCCTGCCCTCGTCACCACAGCAGCACTGAAAGGTGTGACATGGAACAGGGTCCCCGGAAGATGACGGTTAAGGGGTAGCAGTGGGGGATGTGAACAGATGAacactacttttttttttggtcatcaGACCCTCATAACCTGGGAATCCGCTGCCGTGTCAATGGGAGTGTGGTGCAGGAGAGCAACACCGATCAAATGATCTTCAGGACCGAGAAGCTTGTGGCTTGGGTCTCTCAGTGAGTGATTCCGTTGAGCTGGCTGCCTTTGGCCTTGTTTTACACTGAGTTGTCTTCTAGCCCACTTGCCATGAGAAATTAACAGCCCAAGCTGAGCAATTTACAGAAAGGTAGCATAACCTTCTCCGTACACAGTGTCACCAGGGTTACCTGGTAATTCTTTATGAAAATAGCTTCATGTGGCTTTTCAGTTTTAAGTACttctttattattttctttcagGTTTGTGACACTGTGTCCCGGGGATGTGTTTCTGACTGGGACCCCTCCTGGAGTAGGGCTTTTCAGGAACCCCCCCGTCTTCCTCAAGGTAAGAGGAAAACACAAACTGCTAAACAGATAACTGTAAATTACTCACGATAAATGCCTGCAGGTGCCCATAAGTGTGTGTTTGATAGGCTTCCTTACCTTCAGGTGGCCGCAGTTTTAATCCTGAATTGTTAACCAGCTCAAATTAGACCATGTTAAAGAAACATTTAAATCcacaatctgttttttttttttgtcctcagAAAGGGGATGTGGTAGAATGCGAGATCGACAACATTGGAGCCATTCGCAACACAGTCATCTGAACTGGGACCCATAGAAAATGTTTGACATTGAAGTTTAAATTTGTAACGCAAAACTATAATTCCACTTCAGGCAGTTTTCCAACCATGGAAAGAAGAACAAAGGGTTAATTTGTAATCAATAAAGAATTAAATGTACCTATACTGTAATGTCGCTAAAGCCTGAGGCATTTCCAGTAAGGTGTCTGGCATGGTTGTGAAGGGGGGATCGTACTGATATTAGAACTTTTGTCTGGTTTCCTGCTGGCTTATTAACAACTGTCATCTATTTTTCTTACAAAAAAATGCCTAAGAACTAGAATGTCAGATGGGAATTTTTCCGTGTAAATTCTGCCCTGGTGGGCTGAATAGCATATAAACAGTGATGAGCGATTCTGAACTAAAATTGTGTTCCATGTTCATAGTTGATTAAATGGAAAAATTCAGCTCAAACGCCAGATTTTCTCGACCGTTTCCCTATGCAAAGCCTTTCATACTGTATTTGTCCGTCTGTATTGAAAGGGTAAGGGCCACAGCCATCCAAGATTTTATAACTCATAAACCCATGAAACCTACTGCTATAAGAAACCAGTGAATTTATTCAATAATTAACTGCGCTCAGAGACAGCTTCATAATCAGAAGCACAATGCTTGATTTACTTCAGGGCTTCAAGTGCTGACGATATTAACATGACTCTGCTAAATCTGATCAGCTGTAGAAAGGGCTCAGAGTTGTAGAGCCCTACTGTGCGCACAAAGCAGACAGGTTAACGACTCACACAGCCAGTGTGTGTATCCCAGTGCGCAGTCTAGGTACTTTAAATGGGGCAACACTGCCAAGCTATTATTCAGCAGCCATAAAAGGAATCACTCTGCCAAACCCAGTGGGCCATGCCGAATAGCTGTGGCCATTGAATGGGACATTTACGCAGTTTGAATAACCTAGAGCAGTTATGCAACGCAAGTAAATGTCTGCCAACCAGCCCAACCTTAGAAAGGTCAGGGTATGAATCaacttgt contains:
- the zgc:152830 gene encoding putative aminopeptidase W07G4.4, whose protein sequence is MMVSVRVQPLEYTTDCKNANFDGIVLVAQSYDQLPEELADLREALQDYSSVDCGFAQEVVVVKVPGLPGNRLIFASTGPVNRDYDDVRRFSEAAGNGIKRALKAGMQRPLLVCPQHSSYEMSPLAAALGALHVLYKPLEVRETDTNTSPFKVAVLGLWVKRDKEGESLVSLASALEAGRLVCRDIGGSDPERMAAPCVTEYVQSVFKDSPVQVGVINDLTVLVKEYPCLAAVNRCANGVPRHQGRVIKLQYCGEGPIQRTLMLVGKGITYDTGGADIKAGGIMAGMHRDKCGAAAVAGFFQVLAQLKPKNLKVVGALAMVRNSVGSDCYVADELVVSRAGRRVRVGNTDAEGRMVMVDLLCEMKEKALSEVKPELFTIATLTGHAIRAMGANYSIIMDNGAARQSDNARQWQKAGEVLGDMFEISNIRREDYEFHCGKSEYEDVLQCNNQPSSATPRGHQSPSAFLIMASGLDKHGVDSNTPLPYSHVDIAGSSGPYPGVPTGAPILAMAIRYVL
- the fahd2a gene encoding fumarylacetoacetate hydrolase domain-containing protein 2A isoform X1; this translates as MCFQQMRLLVHPLLLWGRISRRQLTHVGRRGLASRDTMRLVQFCHLNKEREVRVGVDLGQGIVDLKSFDSSVPSTMREFLETGHRGMECAQRALSSGLCMVPSSEVGLLSPVTGPEKVVCVGMNYRDHCLEQNAPIPKEPIIFSKFPSAITGPFDDILLPDKSKEVDWEVELAFVIGRRGKHIKEEEALSYVAGFTVANDVSARDWQMHRNGKQWLLGKTFDSFCPLGPALVTTAALKDPHNLGIRCRVNGSVVQESNTDQMIFRTEKLVAWVSQFVTLCPGDVFLTGTPPGVGLFRNPPVFLKKGDVVECEIDNIGAIRNTVI
- the fahd2a gene encoding fumarylacetoacetate hydrolase domain-containing protein 2A isoform X2; the encoded protein is MRLLVHPLLLWGRISRRQLTHVGRRGLASRDTMRLVQFCHLNKEREVRVGVDLGQGIVDLKSFDSSVPSTMREFLETGHRGMECAQRALSSGLCMVPSSEVGLLSPVTGPEKVVCVGMNYRDHCLEQNAPIPKEPIIFSKFPSAITGPFDDILLPDKSKEVDWEVELAFVIGRRGKHIKEEEALSYVAGFTVANDVSARDWQMHRNGKQWLLGKTFDSFCPLGPALVTTAALKDPHNLGIRCRVNGSVVQESNTDQMIFRTEKLVAWVSQFVTLCPGDVFLTGTPPGVGLFRNPPVFLKKGDVVECEIDNIGAIRNTVI